From a single Leclercia sp. AS011 genomic region:
- the trmN gene encoding tRNA(1)(Val) (adenine(37)-N(6))-methyltransferase TrmN has protein sequence MSQLKAQLRRDGFTFKQFFVAHDRCAMKVGTDGILLGAWAPVAGVKRILDIGSGSGLLALMLAQRTGESVTLDAVELDPQAAEQAAENVAESPWASRITLHCADVLTWAPEQTARYDLIVSNPPYYEPGVGCATPERDQARSTGSLDHSSLLACAAALITEEGFFCVVLPESAGTALVSNALEMGWYLRLRTDIADTEGRLPHRVLVALSPKEGECFSDRMVIRGPDQRYSEDYTALTHPFYLFM, from the coding sequence ATGTCTCAACTCAAAGCGCAGCTGCGCCGCGATGGTTTTACCTTTAAGCAGTTCTTTGTCGCTCACGATCGTTGTGCGATGAAAGTCGGTACTGATGGCATTTTACTGGGGGCATGGGCACCGGTTGCAGGCGTTAAACGTATCCTTGATATTGGCAGCGGCAGCGGACTCTTAGCCCTGATGCTGGCTCAGCGTACCGGGGAATCTGTCACCCTGGATGCCGTTGAGCTGGATCCGCAGGCGGCCGAACAGGCGGCAGAAAACGTGGCGGAGTCTCCCTGGGCGTCTCGTATTACCCTCCATTGTGCGGATGTTCTGACCTGGGCACCAGAGCAAACGGCTCGCTATGACTTAATTGTCAGTAATCCTCCTTATTATGAACCCGGCGTCGGGTGCGCAACGCCCGAGCGCGATCAAGCCCGCTCAACCGGCTCGCTCGATCACAGCTCACTGTTAGCCTGTGCGGCGGCGTTGATCACCGAAGAGGGGTTTTTCTGCGTGGTATTACCGGAAAGCGCAGGCACTGCCCTTGTCAGTAATGCACTGGAGATGGGCTGGTATTTACGCCTGCGCACCGATATTGCTGACACGGAAGGCAGGCTACCGCATCGGGTGCTGGTGGCGCTGTCGCCGAAAGAAGGGGAGTGTTTCAGCGACAGGATGGTGATTCGGGGGCCGGATCAGCGCTATTCCGAGGATTACACGGCGCTGACCCACCCGTTCTATCTGTTTATGTGA